A single genomic interval of Longimicrobiales bacterium harbors:
- a CDS encoding nuclear transport factor 2 family protein has translation MRRLCPALLLAASFSACVPSARIDDDSAARKAEITIRSLMAARERGDVTLVEDLFWPEATYDDFPNQHTYQGFQEIIGYVTALHAWADDVYWSVGAVHITETGAIAEWIFSATQARPIGTQVPVATGREVMTNGVTLIQIENGRIVRAADYMDTTPMMLQLGGRLQMPGGSVITLEDGR, from the coding sequence TTGAGACGTCTTTGCCCTGCTCTTCTTCTCGCCGCCAGCTTCTCGGCCTGCGTGCCGTCGGCACGCATCGACGACGACTCTGCTGCTCGAAAAGCTGAAATAACGATCCGTTCGCTCATGGCCGCCCGGGAGCGCGGTGACGTAACACTCGTCGAAGACCTCTTCTGGCCCGAGGCCACCTATGACGACTTTCCGAACCAGCATACGTATCAGGGCTTCCAGGAGATCATAGGGTACGTGACCGCATTGCACGCCTGGGCAGACGATGTCTACTGGAGCGTCGGAGCGGTTCACATCACGGAAACGGGCGCCATAGCGGAGTGGATTTTCTCAGCCACGCAGGCGCGGCCGATCGGCACGCAGGTCCCGGTCGCCACGGGCCGCGAAGTGATGACCAACGGGGTAACCCTCATCCAGATCGAGAACGGTCGGATCGTCCGTGCAGCGGACTACATGGACACCACTCCGATGATGCTTCAGCTCGGCGGGCGTCTCCAGATGCCAGGTGGGTCGGTGATCACGCTCGAGGATGGCCGCTGA